Proteins from a single region of Candidatus Afararchaeum irisae:
- the priS gene encoding DNA primase catalytic subunit PriS — protein sequence MNDRTQSYVRGRFGDYYRRTSIDLPRSPDDREWAFIPFSGGMVRHRSLLDLGDLETWLADQKPRHVYFSSARYESPEASSMKAKGWTGAQLVFDLDADHLRETSPDDSYSEMLSNCKTALVRLVEFLVEDFGFDDVETVFSGGRGYHVHVYDDEVQRLGSEARREIVDYVQGMGFDPQLAFSDETAAGDFGRTPTGVKKLESGGWGRRIRDYILDFADEVAETEDGTAVERLREFEGVGQKKAEKLLSVFRDPDRREELARGNLDVVGGTRGFWETLMREAVSERRAEADEPVTTDTKRLIRLPGSLHGGTGLRVTRVEVDEIESFDPLTDAVVFSDSQIQVESSEPTTVEVGGRSFNIDEGVSKVPEYAGVFAVLRKDVELA from the coding sequence ATGAACGACCGCACCCAGTCGTACGTGAGGGGACGTTTCGGCGACTACTACCGGCGCACGTCTATCGATCTTCCACGTAGCCCCGACGACCGTGAGTGGGCATTCATACCCTTCTCGGGAGGCATGGTGAGACACAGGTCTCTCCTCGACCTGGGTGACCTCGAAACCTGGCTCGCCGACCAGAAGCCTCGACACGTCTACTTCTCGAGTGCGAGGTACGAGAGCCCCGAGGCGTCGTCGATGAAGGCGAAGGGATGGACGGGAGCCCAGTTAGTCTTCGACCTCGACGCCGACCATCTACGTGAGACATCACCCGACGACTCCTACTCCGAGATGCTCTCGAACTGTAAGACTGCACTCGTGAGACTCGTCGAGTTTCTAGTCGAGGACTTCGGCTTCGACGACGTCGAGACGGTCTTCTCGGGAGGGCGCGGCTACCATGTCCACGTCTACGACGACGAGGTTCAGAGACTCGGAAGCGAGGCGAGGCGTGAGATAGTCGACTACGTACAGGGGATGGGATTCGACCCCCAACTCGCCTTCTCCGACGAGACTGCGGCGGGCGACTTCGGGAGGACGCCCACAGGGGTCAAGAAGCTTGAGTCGGGAGGATGGGGAAGACGTATACGTGACTACATACTCGACTTCGCCGACGAAGTCGCTGAGACCGAGGACGGTACTGCCGTCGAACGTCTCCGTGAGTTCGAGGGTGTGGGACAGAAGAAGGCGGAGAAGCTACTCTCGGTCTTCAGAGATCCCGACAGAAGGGAGGAACTGGCGCGGGGTAACCTCGACGTAGTCGGCGGAACACGGGGCTTCTGGGAGACACTGATGCGTGAGGCGGTCTCCGAGAGACGTGCCGAGGCTGACGAGCCCGTCACGACCGACACCAAACGTCTGATACGTCTCCCGGGGTCGCTCCACGGAGGCACGGGTCTCAGGGTCACACGCGTCGAGGTCGACGAGATAGAGTCTTTCGACCCCCTCACCGACGCCGTAGTCTTCAGCGACAGCCAGATACAGGTCGAGTCTTCGGAGCCGACGACCGTCGAGGTCGGAGGAAGAAGCTTTAATATAGACGAGGGAGTCAGTAAAGTCCCAGAGTACGCCGGAGTCTTCGCGGTACTTCGGAAGGACGTAGAGCTCGCATAA